Part of the Candidatus Edwardsbacteria bacterium genome, GATCTCGCCCGGCTGACCGGACTTTATATCTATATCCCCGCTGACCGTCTGCCCATGGACATTGCCAGACAGCGATGTGCTGACATCTCCGCTGACCGTCTGGAAGGCCAGGTCTCCGGAGCAGTCGCTGACCTCGATGTCGCCGCTGGCGGTGTTTATCTTCAGGGAAGCCTGGCTGCAGCCGGCAACCGCTATATCCCCGGAGGCCGATGACATGATATGCTCACCTTTGCAATCCGATGCGGAGATATCTCCTGCGGCAGTGTTCAGTTTGGTCCCCTTATGCAGGCCGATGACGGTAATATCTCCGCTGGCCGATGATATTTCGGCCAGGATGTTCCGGGGCAGGGCGATGGCGAAATCCACCTTGGCCCGGCGCTTTTTGGTCCAGGGCGGGCCGTCCACCTTGATCTTCAAAATTCCCCCTTCGGTTTCGGTGCTGATATCCAGTGATTTTAGTTTTTCCCGGGCCTCATCCTGCTCCTCGGCCCAGACCTGGATGTCGGCCCGGATGCTGATCTGATCCCCGTCGGTCCCGGTGATCTCGAAATCGCTGCGGGGCTGGGAGACCGACAGAACGGTGACTCCCTGGGCCGGGACGGTGATCACCTTTTCCTCCCGGGCCTTCTCCGAGCCGCGCAGGTCATCCATTTCGATATGAATATCCTTCAACCCTTTCAAACCCTCCTTGACCCCGGCCATGGCCTCGGCCACGATCCTGCCGGGATTTATATGGTGGATATTGTCGCGCAGGGTGTCCATTTCCTCTTTTAACTGGCTGTGGTCGATGCCGAGGTCCCTGAAGGCATGGCGATGCCGGCTTCCGCCCATGGCCGAAAGAAGTGATTCAGCCTCTTTTGAACTGATCTTGCCCTCCTCCAGCATCTTAAGTATTTTGACGGTTTCCTGTGACATCTTATTCTCCTTGTTGGTTGTTTTTCAGCATTTCGGCCGCCTGGGAGGCGGTTATTTTGCCGGCCTCCAGCGCATCAAGCACCTCGGCAGGGGTTATTTTATGGGCCTGCTGTTCCGAGAGGGCCCGGATCACCTCGTCCAGCTTGTTCCTGACCGTGGGGTAGGATATGCCCATCCGGCTTTCCACCTCCTTGATATTGCCCCGCGACAGCACGAAGGTCCGGATGAAATTAAAATGATCCTCGCTCAGGTTCCCCAGGGGGGAAAGGTGGAACTCGCCCCTGACGGCGGTATCGCAGTCAGGGCATTTGAATTCCGATACGTAAAGGTTTCCTCCGCAGGACGGGCAGGCGTTGGGCAACTGTTTGATCATTTTATCTTTGTCCTTATTTGAGTTTTCGATTAATAGTAAAGCGGGACCAATGAATCGAGCCGAGGATTATGGTTCGGGACCGGGGAGGCATGATTGGCTGCCACGATCCTGCTTCTCTGATATTTAACAGTGGCGCGGGTCGAGAACCCGATGCCAGAAATGCCGTGCAGCAAGACAATTCCGGTCCAGATTAGGATCACGGCATAGACCATGATTGCGTTGATGCGGTTCATTTTATTTCTCCTTTGTATGAGGGTTGTTTAATTAGTTCCTTATCAATTATCTGTATTATAACATAAAACATTAAATATGTCAAGACAAATATTAATATATTTAATAATTTTATAAACATACTTTACTTTGTCTATAATAATATCAATTTTCAATTAAAATACGTTAACTTTGTCAAAAGGTTACATATTCTTTATTTTATCAGAAAGAAAACAAATCTTTATTCATCAAAACATAAGTTATTAAAAATTATTGACATTTAAGCTTTTTTATATTATATTTATCTCCATGAGAGCATATAAGTTATTAATTGTAGATGATGAGCCAAACATAACCAGAATATTGGCTTATGAATTGAAAAAAGAGGGCTATGATGTCATTATAGCCAACGATGGCCGGGAGGGGCTGGAAAGGGCTAAAAACGAGAAGCCAGACCTGGTCGTTTCGGACATAATGATGCCCAATATGGATGGCTATGAGTTTTGCCGTCATTTGCAGGAAGACCCCAAACTTCGGGCGATCCCATTCATTTTTTTGACGGCCAAGACGGGCCATGATAACCGGATCTATGGGTACTCCATAGGCGCCCAAAAATATCTTACCAAGCCGGTAAACAAGGAGGAGCTGCTCAAGGCCGTCAACATCAGACTGAAATATTCCAACGAGGCCATCAAGCTGTTCGCCAAGAAGGCCAAGAAATTCGAGGGGGATCTGTCCATCATTTCCATCTTCAGCCTGATAGATATGTTCTCCATCGGGGTGTGGTCAGGTTTTGTCGATCTGAAGTCAATTGACGGCCGGGCGGGCCGGATCGAGGTCTTTGAAGGCTTTATCCAGAAATGTACCATCGATGGACAGGAGGATGCCAACACCTGGACGACTTTGCTGGGATGGAACCAGGGCACCTTTAAAGCGGTGCACGAATAAGCCAGAGAAAGCTCCGGGCACCCCGGAGCTTTTTTTTTGCTTGTATTTTGGCAGAAGATGGGATAAATTATAACCGTAAATAAAAGATATTGAAAAACCATATGTTCACAGTTCTGATCATAATGACCGCCGGGATCATCCTGGGATATTTGATCCGCCGTAAGACTAGAGTTATAAGATATATCGGTAGCGCCATCAATATTGCCATATATCTGTTGCTTTTTCTGCTGGGCATATCAGTGGGCGCCAATGAGACGATAATCAGGAACCTGGCAACCCTGGGGCTGACGGCCATAGCGCTGACTGCGGGGGCGGTGGCGGGAAGCGTGGGCCTTTCCTATTTTACCTACAAGCTGTTCTTCGCTCCAAAAGAATGAAGAACTCACTGATCATCGTCGCTTTTTTCGTGCTGGGGACCCTGGCCGGAATACATCCCCTGCTTCCCGAAGCCTGGATGAAGAACGATCTCAGTTCATACGCTCTGTACCTGCTGATGTTCCTGGTAGGAGTCTCGATCGGCGCCGACCAGAAAGCCTGGGCGGTGCTAAAAAGCGCCAGGCTGAAGATAATCCTGGTCCCGCTGACCGTTATCACCGGCACCCTGGGAGGCGTGGCTTTGGTATCTCCATTTCTCCAAGACATCAACCTGCGGGAATCATTGGCGGTCGGCGCCGGCTTCGGATATTACAGCCTTTCCAGCATCTTCATCGGACAGATCAGCGGACAGGCCCTGGGGGTGGTGGCCCTGATCTCCAATATCTCCCGAGAGATCATCACTTTGCTGGGCACCCCTCTGCTGCTGAAGTATTTCGGGAAACTGGCCCCCATAGCCTCGGGCGGGGCAACCTCCATGGATACC contains:
- a CDS encoding lysine exporter LysO family protein; amino-acid sequence: MKNSLIIVAFFVLGTLAGIHPLLPEAWMKNDLSSYALYLLMFLVGVSIGADQKAWAVLKSARLKIILVPLTVITGTLGGVALVSPFLQDINLRESLAVGAGFGYYSLSSIFIGQISGQALGVVALISNISREIITLLGTPLLLKYFGKLAPIASGGATSMDTTLPVITRSTGREYAIISVFSGVVLTILVPFLVTFILKF
- a CDS encoding LysO family transporter, with product MFTVLIIMTAGIILGYLIRRKTRVIRYIGSAINIAIYLLLFLLGISVGANETIIRNLATLGLTAIALTAGAVAGSVGLSYFTYKLFFAPKE
- a CDS encoding DUF2089 domain-containing protein is translated as MIKQLPNACPSCGGNLYVSEFKCPDCDTAVRGEFHLSPLGNLSEDHFNFIRTFVLSRGNIKEVESRMGISYPTVRNKLDEVIRALSEQQAHKITPAEVLDALEAGKITASQAAEMLKNNQQGE
- a CDS encoding DUF4097 family beta strand repeat-containing protein; this translates as MSQETVKILKMLEEGKISSKEAESLLSAMGGSRHRHAFRDLGIDHSQLKEEMDTLRDNIHHINPGRIVAEAMAGVKEGLKGLKDIHIEMDDLRGSEKAREEKVITVPAQGVTVLSVSQPRSDFEITGTDGDQISIRADIQVWAEEQDEAREKLKSLDISTETEGGILKIKVDGPPWTKKRRAKVDFAIALPRNILAEISSASGDITVIGLHKGTKLNTAAGDISASDCKGEHIMSSASGDIAVAGCSQASLKINTASGDIEVSDCSGDLAFQTVSGDVSTSLSGNVHGQTVSGDIDIKSGQPGEIKINSTSGDVQFSGPMNIGNNSSIATVSGDVSLELKAGSSISVECGTLSGDIECEQGMSDLRKNSRTLSGKIGDGQGSLTVKTVSGDIEIN
- a CDS encoding response regulator; amino-acid sequence: MRAYKLLIVDDEPNITRILAYELKKEGYDVIIANDGREGLERAKNEKPDLVVSDIMMPNMDGYEFCRHLQEDPKLRAIPFIFLTAKTGHDNRIYGYSIGAQKYLTKPVNKEELLKAVNIRLKYSNEAIKLFAKKAKKFEGDLSIISIFSLIDMFSIGVWSGFVDLKSIDGRAGRIEVFEGFIQKCTIDGQEDANTWTTLLGWNQGTFKAVHE